The DNA region AATGCATAGCAACACATTAGGACAAATAACACAGAGAGAATAGATACGTTTTAAattgagatttgaactcagagATGGATGTGATGCTGCGAAGAGTCAGAGGGAGTGAATTCCAGATCTTGGGTGCTACAACGCTGAAACCCCTCCACCCGTAGTAGAGAGACGAGATCTAGGGATAGAGAGGAGCCCAGAGGACCTGAGAGAGTGGATCAGATTGTAGGGGAGAAGCAGTTCACTAAGATAGTAAGGTGCCAAACCATGAAGTGATTTTAATGtaagcaggatttttttttatgtttaatgcGAAACAAAACCATAGCCAATGCAGTTCAGACAGGATTATTACAGGAGCAATGTGAGCTGAGCGCTTCGTAGGTGTAAGATGTCTAGCAACAGAGTACATATATTGTAACCTAGCAATAGATTTAGCAGGTAAATCAATGAGGATTGCATTGTAATAGTCAAGACATGAGGACATAAATGCATGAACCAGTGTTTCAGCATCTTTGAGGCTAATGAAGGGACAGAGGCGAACAATGCAACAAAGGTGAAAGAATCCAAATTTAGAAACTGAGTTTATATGCGCTTCAAAGGTGAGGGAGGGATCAATGATGATCAATGATTTTTTACAGTACTAGATGGTTTAATGAGAGTATTATCAGTGTCACAAGTAAGGTCACAAAGGATATTTTTAGTAAGTGTTGGTGTTCTGATAATAATGAGCTCAGTTTTGTCCATGTTCAGTTTTTAAAAGTTGGAATTAAGCCatccttttatttaatttacacatGCTGATAGTGGACCGGTCTGCAGAGTGGGAGCAGATCTACAAGCTGTATAGATTtgaatgtcatcagcataagAATGGTAACTGAAACCAACCTTACTGTAAACTTCACAATGGAATCAAACATCACAGGGAAGTCCTAAACTTTACAGTAAACATTTAATTCTTCATGTAAATTTCACTGTAGACGCCATTGTGTACTCAAACCTCACAAACATCTATGTAAACACATTTAACCTATAAACTTCCCACAGGTTTTTATACTAAATTCACAGTAAACATCCCTGAAGACTTCCCTGCATCATTATTACCCTAATTAACTTTCATAAACCATAAATCTACTAACAGTAATCTTATAAACTTTATTGTACATTTCAATCTACACTCAAAACCTGtcaattatttttgttgtaaaCATGTCAAATTGCGACCTCACTACTAATTCAGTTGTACACTTTACTGTAACTTCAATttctaatcatttttaaaagttttattttttgttgttttttgtcagAACTCTATGACCATAGACTCTCAAACAGAAGTTCCCAGAGTTTAGTCCACAGGTATGTATGATATTCTGATATAATGATTTACATGTGAGAAGGTTTTACTTGTTCGGATGCTCAGGTGTGTTTATGTCTGTGTGCATCagatgttcagcagaaattCTCGCTCAGAACCTGCTCACAGAACTCGAGAGGTGGTGCATTTCCTCAGAAGAGCTGCTAGGGGAAGTGAGAATgtgaacacacacgcacaaacacacatacgcacacatacacatacactcaaaGTGCTCCCACAAACTTTGCAGTAATTTCAGTCGTTTTTAGTAAACTGTTATATAAAAACAAGtaagtttttattcattttattttaattgtattcaATTTTATTCAGTAGTCTAATAatttctaataatttatttttacaaaataaacagcCAGATTCAAGAACAACCAGACCTGAGTCCTGTTTATATGtcatcaaacactaacacagTATTCTACTCAGCAGattctttttatttagtaaaaaaaaatattataaaatggaAACAAATCCATTGTTTAGCAGTGTGAGAGGTCCTCGTCTAAAGATTTCATATGAAATCTCACTGAATATCTTGTTCACACACCACTGAAactaaatatttcatataattaGAGTAGCATACAATAAGTAGCTTCCAAAAACACTGTGTCTGGAGTTTTTTTCTCTTAATGACCGATACACTTCATGTACTTTATCATCACTACTGCTTTTAGTCAATAATAACACGTGGTTTTGGCccattatgtaaagaataacaGTATTTTTAATTCAACTCTTATAAAGTAGATGCTTTataacaaattaattaaaagatAACTTTTAGTAGTGTTCTGAGACCACGGAAGTTCAGTGTGCTGACAACTATCTTTATTTTGCTTATAGTTTCCCTTGGTTACTGTCTCCCTGGCGTCAGGAGGCGAAGCCAGCTTGAGTGATGAGATCCGTCAGAAAAGCCGAATGAGGGGGCCGCTGATGTGGACTCCACCCCAATTTCAGATAATATCCAGTGTGAAACCGTCACAGAGGTGATTCAGAAATCGCTgcatatacaaatattttcttatataATATCTGCAATACTAGTTCTATCTGTATGTCGCATCCACATGTGGATTATTTTTTCAAGGTGTGAGTTAGTTGTTTCATATTTTCCCTGATTGTGTGTACATTACAATCtaattttacagtaatgttttaTGATGATattgtagtaaaaaaaattgtttagctGTTCTTATTCTTATTGAACAAAAGCAAATTAACCCTGGTAGCTGCTCATTCAGGATTCAGCTTTATCATACATCATTGCATCACTGAAACTAACTAAAACTAGCTATCACATATCACACCTAGCATCTGAAAATCTTCTATACATCACTTAATCAAAACAGGATCAGGAGTTCACTTACATTTCTACATGTATTCCTTGAAAGTTTTCTCAGTGAACATGAAGGATTTCCAAGAAGGACAGACTCGCTGCTCCTTCCAATTATACTATAAATTATTATGAATTACAAGATACTTATTATGAATACGTTTAAAGAATTAGAtgcctttttgtttgtgttgacTTTATGCTTTcagtgtctttttattttattttatcttgtaTTGCACAGGCGCAGTGATGTCATTGCCTCTCAGCAATTCCTTTGTGCTGGCTGTGGGACAGAAATCGAGCCACGTAAGTCATTTTGGTAGTATCACAAACTTTTGTGTTACGTAAATGATGAAGATAAAATAACTTTGCACTTTATTTCAATACACAGTTGTAAAAATTGTCCATTTATTAACCAACTTGCTGATGACAATTTCTCAGTGTTAAAACTGATGTATGGTCAAAAGTCCATCTGTCACAGTAAGCACTCTGATAAAATAATGATTATCAAAGAGTGTTGACGAAAAGGATTTAATCTGGTTTACCAACTGGCATATTGTTTAAAATGCTCTCCTTAGAACACTATACCTATATGcattaggggtgtaacacagTGACACTCTCTGTATCTGCATTCAGATGTGAATTAGAAGTGCTCGTGCGCTAAACTGGAAAGTGGCAGTGTAAAGTCAGTCAATTGTGATCATATGATACTATGTAaagtgatttttgttttgttttttaaaaaaaagaaatttctgtctttttttgtgttctgtctttttctttctttatctgtaaGGTCAGTTATTTACGACATTTATTCACCAAATAAGAAGGTGCACTTcataaaaaagcacaaaaaagtgTGCGAGAATGATCTCcactgtagtttttattctagTTTCATGTGATGtagcttattttaatttttttttttaaatatatgagtTTGCCATAGTTCAGTCTATAGATCTATATATCAGTCTATAGATATGTTAATAAATCTAGtctataataaatgtaaaaaaacattCCTGCTTCATCCATTCCTGGATGATTGGATTACAAACTCCTGGATGCCTTGTAGTGCTTGCGAGGACCCATGTAGACACCTTACCACAAGTAATAAGTGACCACTTGTCCCTGGAACCTTCTCAGTGAGTTTCCACCGGCTTGGTGTTGGTTCTGAGTAACAGAGCACTTGGCTGTTATCCTATGTTCACAGGATCATGGTTACATGCGTAAATAGCATTCTATTTCACCTGTCCTAACCACTAGGGGAAGAGTTTAAATATCAGAAAAATAACTTTTCCTGACTCAGCCTAGGACTGAAAGTGTGCTAGGATATGATCACCATACTCCCTCAACTGGGAGGGGCATTGCTGACCTTGTAGAACCTGGAAATGTGTACAGTGACACCCAGGTAGCTGCAGTTACACTAGTGCAGAAACACTCCTTGTGAAATGGCACATAAAGGTAGGATTTGGCTTCTAGCCTGTTTCTTAGGTCATAGTGATGATATGTCACACAGTGGGCCAAACTACTTAGACAGGACACTGTGTCTTAGCACAGtaaaagataaatgaataattacattaaatgttcTACTTATTGACCTGAGCAGAGCACTGTGAGATCATTCACTTGGTTCATAAGATACATAACCTTAGACAGGAATCCTGGTTTGTGCCTCAAGGTTAATTCCAGAACCCTCTGCCATTCCCACAGATCAAACTTATCTCACTTTTTCTGCCGTGATTGCCAGCACAAAGGGCTGTCTTTAATGGTACCTATTCCAAACCAACGTACTGTACGTGTTCATATGGAAAGATTTTAACAAACACCAACAGAAGGGGGAGATCCCATGCCTGACTCTTAAGGAAAGTGGCAGATAGAGGGTGGCTCCCAGCATACAAAGCCAACTCTCATACTTCATTCCCTGAATTGCTATGACATAGTCATCAGTCTGCCCACTGTACCATGAAGCCAAACCCATAGCACAAATAGTCTGGGTGGGGTGCCACAGCTTTCCTTTTGTCTATGACAATAAGCCTGCCCAGGAAAGATTTCCCAGGGTGTCTCAGCCACTAGATCAGGAGTGGGAACCAGGGTTTCACTGGCTATTTTGGAGGCTTTTCACAGAACCTTGTGGTTCCATTGCTGAATGCTGTGTAGGATGGGCAGAATCAATGAAGGATCTGGGAACATAGACAGTAGGTCACAAGGTCAATCGTGGGCTACTGCATTTTGTCGCAGAGGGGCAATAGGGAAAACAACATTCAATGGTGAACTGACTCAGCATTGGTAAAGAGGTCCCTCTTTGCCTGGAAAAAATTTCCCAGATCTGCTGCACCACCTCTGGGTGCAAACGTCACTCTCCTTGGAGTAAGCtctgccttgacaggatgtccACTTGCACCACTGTGCTGACCCAGCTGGTAAGTGTCACCCTGGTGATTAACGTATGTGATCACCACTGTGTGGTTGGAGCAGATCAGGATGTGTCTCAACAGAGGAAGAACTTAAGGGCCAGCAAGGCCACCCTCAATTCTAACACATTTCCTCCGGAGAGTTGGAGCTCATTCTGCTCTCACtgagatgaggatgaggatgagggtTTAGTTGcaggttaattaattaattcgaACAGTCTAAGCATTCTTAACAGTAGCTGGAACCACCCGTTGCAGCCTACCTAAATTGACTGGCAAGCGTGATAATATTAACCACACATTGGGATGACAAGATGGCTGGCATTCCCACTGCAATTAATCATTTAGTCTGTTTTTGTACTAGGGATATTTCCAAGTTTACCTTGAGACTGATTAGTGTAATGTGTGCAGGGGGGGATTTGTTCAGAACAGCCTATTCCTGGGTGGAGACCCATCTGAACCCTATGTCCAAGGCAGTAcctttataatgataatgagtctttattggtcacatatacagtacattacagcacagtgaaattcttcgCATGCCCCAGcttacaaaatatatttcaaattgctaaaacatttttttaaagtacttgAATGGAAACCTGGCTGTAGAAGTCTATTTCAGATGTGTTCCTGTTCCATTCTCACATTTGTCCTCTAGGTTACATGAAGAGGTTGCGATACTGTGACTACCTGGGCAAATATTTTTGTGATGGCTGCCATGGTGGAGGTGAAGCCATAATCCCAGCACGTGTTTTGAGCCACTGGGATTTTGGACGATACACAGTGTGCCAGTTTTCCAAGCAGCTATTGGAGTCCATTTGGGAAAAGCCACTATTTAAGATCACCAATGTAGCCAAGAACCTGTACTCCCAGGCCAAGGAGGTGCAGAAATTCAGGGtaatttttttaacctttgAATTGCCACATAACTAAAGCCAAatgacatatacacaaataattCTAATGAATTTTCTACATGAAAGACTAATAAAATTGCATAAATGAGTGGAAAAGTCAGCATATGTATAAACAGGGCAAGTAAAGGGGTAAAGAATCAAATTGTTGGAAGTAAGTACTTATGCATCAACCTTTTCACTCTATTCATGACTATGATTGTGTCTAAAATGTAACAAATGCTGCTTGCCCAGGTTGTATTCAGAGGCAGGAAATCATTGAGTCTGAATGGTATATTAGcataaaaatttaataaaaataaaattctgacTACCTCTTTATACCACAGAATTGTTGATCAGATTCTTGAATCTGATGcatcagaagatgttgattaattttcagtaACTTTTCAGGTTTGACAGTtgttccagctgtaattcaattATATTGATGCACTTTTACTAATATATTGTCAtttatacacagcaaaatcacctatgttgatttaacacccacagtgttgaatttacaccctacagtgtttatataagtccactggactaaataaacactctgggtatTTTACTGTGTATAGTACTTCACCAGTGTCAACAAtcttgtaacagtcagagataaagctgtaattttaagTCTTCTGAcatataacatgacaagctgtgttttattatcttattaacttcaagagagagagaaaagagaggctggtgtggaaacaactgtttatagctgttacaaCCTAAGTGttagcaggaactaacttgttttgtagaGGTTCCATGACATTAACGTgcccataaaaaaagaaaaatttattcattttgaagaAGCAGGCATTTTGTTGTCCTATATATCCCATAATTCTCTGTATCAGCTTCGGTGTAGCAGCCTGTGTGTCATGTTGATGCCAGAATCAGCGTCAGACTCTATTGCCCAGAGTACACCCCGCTGACAAATACGGCTGCCGTATTTGTACAAATACACCCTATAAAAAGAGTGTATGGACATTCATTTAGTGCAAGTTATCCACTCAGCTCTGTACATTGTATCTGACAAGACTTTAATTCTGTGCTTGCTATActggtttttgatcttgttcgTCCCtctggtttttttgtttctggTTTTGCCCTGGATATCCTGTTTGTAaattaatattactattaatatattaattattataatagcatAGTATCACCCGCAACTGCAGCTGTCTCAGCAGCCTGACACTGGTCGCAGAGGACAAAATTATGAGTAATGGttctgaaaaaatattttacttctTACAAGAAAtagttgttgtagttgttcTATTTTCCCCAAAGGTATTTTTCCATCTTAGCTAACAAATTTTTAACGTCAGTATCTCAAAAGATATGTTTTTCTCAACAGAAGGAAAGACACCTTGATACAGAGATCAGTGCAAAGCAGAGGAAAGCTCTAGCATTTTAATGACTAAAGGATTTTTCCTTCctgttaatttttaacatttaaaaaatatttttatcctCATCTTTAGCTTTATTCAGTCTGAGTCAGTGTCACATTACAGGATATTACTAATAAAGTTCTAAAACTGCCTTTCATGTTTCACACTTGCATTCTTCGCTTCCAGGAGATCCAGGAGCAGCTGATCTCCATTAAGAAGCTGCTAAGAGCATGCAGACTATCTGAAGGGTAAAGTTGATTATAtagttaaaaatataatttaaaaatatttgttaaagaaaaaaaaaacccacaaaaaaacagaaatgattaaatcGTATTCTACAGTTGAATTTTCCAATTCAGTGATGAACTGCTACATTTCTGGTTATATTAAGGTTAGGGCATCAAATACTCTAACAAATATACTTCGAAAACACACAGTTTCATGTCACATGGCTTTGATTGATCTTGGTTCAATCTTGGCAGTTCTATAGACTGACCCATATATTGCCTTAAGTCTTATGTGTTATTCCAAAGTATTGCATGTATTCCAGTCTTATCTTTATAATGTCCCAGACCCTGTCTATGTCCCCCCTGCTGTCTTTTCCTACAAAGGCTGCAGTATTGTGCCACCCCATGATCAGTGTCCCCTCCAGTCTGCTGTTATCAAAGTATTATATGTGTTTCTAGTTCCCTGTGTGTTCCAAGTCTTCCAGTGTtcagtttttaaacatttttgttagTTTTCCCACTCCTAGCCCTAGTTCCCagtccttcttttctttttctttttttttcccttgtatttttcttgttttttcttgaCTAACATGTCAACCTGCAATCTGAATCTTGTGATTTGTGGAAAAGCCTTAAATAACGTTAGGACATCCCTCTGCCTCTGACTCTCATGTGTGACATCATTCTTTATACATGCAGGGTCCTGGCCGAGTTCCAGCAGATTCCATCGCACCTGAGCGAGGAACTCCACCTTTTCGCCATGGATGACCTCGTCAAGATCAAAAGGGGTCAACTTCTTACCACAGCAAAGGCTGTGATGCAATCTGCAACAAACCATGTGGAGGCTTGTGAGGTGTGTATCAAACTCAGATATGATTATAATTATGTAAGTAGTTGAAAGTATGAAAGTAGTTGTAACATGCGGTAAGTTGGGACTGCATGATGGTTATTAGGGTAATTCCAGAAATGGTTGTGGTAATTCCAGGTAGGGGTGAATTCACAGGCAGACACTATAAACAAGAGTAATCCGTATtcatataaacacaaaaacaggtataggtcaaaacCAGGAACTATAATTAGGAACTTAGAAgtaaaaaacaagaacaaggaAACATGGATAACCATGACTCAGAAACGCACATttataaatgacaaaatgtctcaaagaaacaaagacacaagaGAACCAAACTAATCAAGACCTAACCATAAACAGGTGCACCTAATCATGTAAtaagcaaataaagaaatagtGGGAGAGACAAGACTAAAACATAAACCAGCTGTGTGAGGGACCAAGCAGGCAGATATGAGAACACAGGCTTTTCCACCCATGGCTGATTCTTTCTCCATTTTGCCACAAAGACGTCTTCCAGCGATGCGGCTTCTGCTGCAGTCCCAGGATCACGTTCTTGAACCCAGAGTTGGAGCTCAGGTGACAGCATTCTGAGATATTGTTCCAATATTTTGTTCTCACTCACCTTCTCAGCAGTTTTCTCTTTGAGTTTGACCCACCTGCCATAGAGTCCGTTAAGTCGATTATAGAGTTCCTTTGGACTCTCTGACAGTCTACTTCCAATGAGTGAAACCGCTGTCGATAGGTCTTACAGTTGATATCATACTTCATTAAGATAGCTGCTTTACCTTTGTCATAGTCAATAGAGTCATCCAAGTCCATTTGAACATAAGCAGCTCTTGCTTTGCCAGTCAGTAGGGGAATCAAATGGAATGCCCAATCAGGTTTGGACCACCGACAGGCAATAGCAGTTCACTCAAAAGTGACTAAGAAGTGTTCTATATCATCAGAGGCAGATATTTTTCTAACCTGGGCTCTCTAGTCACTGGTGGGCAGGGATAGTCCTCAGTATGATTGGAATTCCTCAAACGAGATGTacgagaagaaggagaaggtcTGTCTACACGGTCTACAGCATGTACCGCTGGAATTGGCAGGGGGTTTGAGCCCACATTAGGCATATCAGGGGTAGGAGAAGTGCGGGCCTGAACCTCCATCTGCTGTAAGCTGAACTGATGCTGGAGGGTTCTGAAACGTTGCTCCTGCTCTTCAAACTCTTGCTTCCTCAAAGCCTCCTGGCCCTCCATCTTTGCCATATGGGCTCAAAACAGGCTGGTCAATTCAGCCACTGATGGCTCCATACTTGACCTTTCCTGGTCTCCTTCCATCACCTATTCTCCAGCTTGCTCCTCATCAACTCGATCCTCATCCTGCTGTGAGGGGATGGCTTTAGGCATGCCTTTCTTCTGCGGCCGACTCATGGCATCAAAAAAACAGCCATGTGgggtaaacagaaaaaaaacattgtgttcTCTACTGGCTAGATCCTACTGCTGCCACCATATGTGTTTGGGCAAGGGCTGTCATCTTCTTATGTGAGGGACCAAGTAGGCAGACACGAGAACACAAGCTTTTCCACAAAAAATGGGTCTTTATTTTAACCCAAAAATCTTTCAAACAAATCATCAAAAATATACTAAATTAATAAACTCAGTCAAATAGCATAAATAAACTAGACTGAAACACTGAGGTCAACTGAAGAAAACTGAATAGAATAAATTATGAACACTTTGTCTACAGTCTATAGTGAGAAAGCTGGCTAGTTGCTGTCTGCGTCATTGCTGATGATCCCCCGCAGGTTGCTCCAGTCTGTTGCTCTCTTCCACCCTTGTCTGTGTTGCCCTCCTAACTGTCTGAATCAGAGCTCACCAAATGTTTGTAGGCTGATGGTAGAGGTGAGCAGCTCTGAGTTTTCATCTATGGTGCTGCAGCTGTGAGAGTGGTGATTATGTTGCTGACATCCAGTTCTGCCAGCTCCTGAGCTTCCCCTCTCTTCATTCTAGCCTTCTTACACTTCTCTCCACCCTCAGCTCCTCCAGTTCTGTCTTCAGCACAGCCACTTTGGCCTTTACTGAGCAGCAGCCCTCTAAAAGCTTCTTATTATGCTGTACACCACAAAGGGCAATACAGTGCTCAAGTCTGGTCACTACTTTATTCTTATCATCCTTTCCTCCTTTGGATTTGCTCTCACTCATTTCACTACTCTTTTTCTCTGacgcactc from Ictalurus furcatus strain D&B chromosome 6, Billie_1.0, whole genome shotgun sequence includes:
- the rubcnl gene encoding protein associated with UVRAG as autophagy enhancer, which gives rise to MKKPSAASNNRERVFHEHSDENFRKGEEFSFVGFSSVSKTLQNIFPEEQTVPTSSSQRISQVLLLDTHCAPAAVKDEQCSDKQRNLSCGSSDSQSSSCEKSDLLNIGASKLGKGSVICLNKCLISGAEHEEQISEAFYRNSVHLDQENAHFVVVDMVLEVLEAAKWAVSQKHSDSFSSTDSGYEVDRSAEWEQIYKLYRFECHQHKNELYDHRLSNRSSQSLVHRCSAEILAQNLLTELERWCISSEELLGEFPLVTVSLASGGEASLSDEIRQKSRMRGPLMWTPPQFQIISSVKPSQRRSDVIASQQFLCAGCGTEIEPRYMKRLRYCDYLGKYFCDGCHGGGEAIIPARVLSHWDFGRYTVCQFSKQLLESIWEKPLFKITNVAKNLYSQAKEVQKFREIQEQLISIKKLLRACRLSEGVLAEFQQIPSHLSEELHLFAMDDLVKIKRGQLLTTAKAVMQSATNHVEACELCQAKGFICEFCRGKDVLFPFQTDICTRCQACRACFHTSCFRDGACPKCTRIQMRRAARR